The Nostoc sp. 'Lobaria pulmonaria (5183) cyanobiont' genome window below encodes:
- a CDS encoding sensor histidine kinase produces MNKNTGQSSVFSLFKGVPLSRILVALFLLQILLAVGLTAYLSIHNGQQAVNEVASELRHEVANRVEQNLQTYLATGRQVLGSNQNVINMGLLKIENLATWESYLIEQLKIYPDALAITASNEQEYLAVEKFNDRQSLLRKAGKSTGYDLYTYIIDSQGQRTQLPEVIKNYDARSRPDYQTAVTAKKFSFSQIFTPRTEPTLLISASLPIYNSQGELLGVNSTLTHISQIGDLLQNIKVGKSGQIFIIERSGLLVASSTSEEPFRFQNGKPIRLAASQSGNSLTQATAKYLKTKFSNFDQIQSLQQLDFSLDGKRQFLEVRPFEGEPNVNWLIIVAVPEADFLGQINRNIQTTIFLCLGALALAIILGIITARWVTVPILHFSRATKDLTDFTNSEDSVVIQGIQELEVLGGSFNEMAQNLRKTFAALISKNEDLELQIKQRTQELQQEIQERINSEQKLEKHHQVLAELTNHEAVFEGNLETAFKVIAEKAANALEVERVSVWLFNSDRTKLQCISLYERSNQRHSAGLERNLADYLIYFKALVVSRTIAVSDTRTDPRVQELWDKLLEPNNIVSLLDTSLWVGGQMVGTVLFEQVDIPRKWELSEQNFISSIAEIVALTLEGCDRKRAESALREAKEAADVANRAKSTFLGNINHDLRTPLNSILGITEALLKEQVYGPVSEEQRQSLNMLESSGKNLLELINQILDFTDTESSKIELQLAATSIQGLCDSSLSFVKHLAFQKNIRLRVEVPEELEPIQVDEPRILQVFINLLTNAIKFTKEGGEVWIEVQPSSTNEYIFFSVVDTGIGMLSDDLFKLFQPFVQVETASNPRSPGTGLGLVMVQKIVELHGGTVHAESQLGKGSRFTVKLPWKKAGEWGG; encoded by the coding sequence ATGAATAAAAATACTGGGCAAAGTAGTGTTTTTTCCCTGTTTAAAGGCGTACCTCTAAGTCGCATCTTGGTAGCGTTGTTTCTGCTGCAAATCTTGCTAGCTGTGGGATTGACTGCATACTTATCAATCCACAACGGGCAACAAGCAGTCAATGAGGTAGCTAGCGAATTGCGTCATGAAGTTGCCAATCGAGTCGAGCAGAATTTACAAACTTATTTGGCAACTGGGCGTCAGGTACTAGGCAGTAATCAAAATGTGATTAACATGGGGTTGCTGAAAATAGAGAATCTGGCAACTTGGGAGTCATACTTAATAGAGCAGTTAAAGATTTATCCAGATGCGTTGGCAATAACTGCAAGCAATGAGCAAGAATATCTAGCGGTGGAGAAGTTCAACGATCGCCAATCTTTACTCAGAAAAGCCGGAAAGTCAACTGGATACGATCTCTACACCTACATAATTGACTCTCAAGGTCAACGTACTCAATTACCAGAGGTGATAAAAAACTATGATGCGCGATCGCGTCCTGATTATCAAACAGCAGTTACCGCCAAAAAATTCAGCTTTAGTCAAATTTTTACACCCCGCACTGAACCAACACTCCTGATTAGTGCTTCTCTTCCCATTTATAACTCCCAAGGTGAATTACTCGGAGTCAACAGCACTCTCACTCACATATCACAAATTGGGGATTTGTTGCAAAACATCAAAGTTGGCAAGTCTGGGCAAATTTTTATTATCGAGCGATCGGGGCTATTAGTGGCAAGTTCCACAAGCGAAGAACCATTCCGCTTTCAAAATGGTAAACCTATTAGGTTAGCAGCTTCCCAAAGCGGGAATTCTTTGACTCAAGCAACCGCTAAATACTTAAAAACTAAATTTAGTAACTTTGACCAAATTCAAAGTTTACAGCAACTGGATTTTTCCTTGGACGGCAAACGGCAATTTTTAGAAGTTAGACCCTTCGAGGGCGAACCAAATGTCAACTGGTTGATTATCGTGGCTGTCCCAGAAGCAGACTTTCTGGGACAAATTAATCGCAACATTCAAACTACAATTTTTCTCTGTTTAGGAGCGTTGGCACTAGCTATTATATTGGGGATTATCACCGCCCGATGGGTTACTGTGCCAATTTTGCACTTTAGCAGGGCGACAAAAGATTTAACTGATTTTACCAACAGCGAAGACTCAGTGGTGATACAAGGCATTCAAGAACTAGAGGTGCTGGGTGGATCTTTTAATGAAATGGCGCAAAATTTACGCAAAACCTTTGCTGCACTGATTAGCAAAAATGAGGATTTAGAACTGCAAATTAAGCAGCGAACTCAAGAATTACAGCAAGAGATTCAAGAACGCATTAACAGCGAGCAAAAACTGGAAAAGCATCATCAAGTACTAGCAGAACTGACAAATCACGAAGCAGTTTTTGAAGGAAATTTAGAAACAGCATTCAAAGTTATCGCAGAAAAAGCAGCCAATGCCTTAGAAGTAGAGCGAGTAAGTGTGTGGTTATTCAATAGCGATCGCACCAAACTACAATGTATAAGTCTCTATGAACGTAGCAATCAGAGACATTCGGCAGGTTTAGAACGCAACCTTGCAGATTATTTAATCTACTTTAAAGCCCTGGTGGTTTCTCGTACCATTGCCGTTTCTGACACTCGCACCGATCCACGAGTACAAGAATTATGGGATAAATTGCTCGAACCAAATAATATTGTATCCCTACTTGATACCAGCCTTTGGGTTGGAGGCCAAATGGTGGGAACAGTATTATTTGAACAGGTTGATATTCCCCGGAAATGGGAACTGAGCGAGCAAAACTTCATTAGCTCAATCGCGGAAATTGTCGCCCTAACTTTAGAAGGATGCGATCGCAAACGTGCAGAATCCGCTCTGCGTGAGGCTAAAGAAGCTGCCGACGTGGCAAATCGTGCCAAAAGCACCTTTTTAGGAAACATCAACCACGATTTAAGGACTCCTTTAAACTCAATTCTGGGAATCACAGAGGCACTCCTCAAAGAGCAAGTGTATGGCCCTGTGAGTGAAGAACAGCGCCAGTCTCTAAATATGCTCGAATCCAGCGGTAAAAACTTACTAGAATTAATTAACCAAATCCTTGACTTTACCGACACCGAATCCAGCAAGATAGAGCTGCAACTAGCTGCTACTTCGATTCAGGGATTATGTGACTCCAGCCTAAGTTTTGTCAAACATCTGGCATTCCAGAAAAATATCCGGCTGAGGGTAGAAGTACCTGAAGAACTCGAACCCATTCAAGTTGATGAACCCCGCATCCTCCAAGTATTTATCAACTTATTGACTAACGCGATCAAGTTTACTAAAGAAGGAGGCGAAGTCTGGATTGAAGTTCAGCCAAGTTCCACCAATGAATATATCTTTTTTAGCGTGGTAGATACGGGTATTGGAATGCTTTCTGATGACCTTTTCAAATTATTTCAACCTTTTGTACAGGTTGAAACTGCCTCTAACCCTCGTTCTCCAGGCACTGGTTTAGGATTAGTAATGGTGCAAAAAATTGTCGAGTTGCATGGTGGAACTGTCCATGCCGAAAGTCAGTTAGGTAAAGGTAGTCGATTTACAGTCAAACTTCCTTGGAAAAAGGCGGGAGAATGGGGGGGTTAG
- a CDS encoding glycoside hydrolase family 65 protein, with protein sequence MLNVSTYDSQQNQQLIDNTDWNVIETEFNPTQLHHKETVFTLGNGLLGVRGTFEEGYSQDFPATLIHGVYDDVAITYTQLVNCPNWLPLVVKFAGESPTETLRERFTMDSGEILNYERRLDLRLGLVSRDVRWRSPSGHTLDFHFERFTSLADQHVLAIRAQITSVDFEGEITVEAGFDSEPDTQGVKHWRTLNQGGIDQIIWLNSQTLHSNIQLGMAAKLVVDSDETTLVSIENASSSPILTTTLELYPGKTVTVEKIVTLFTSRETEIPIAAALERLADEPRYTTLLAAHIAAWEQVWQDSDIIIEGDRLAQLSVRYNLFQLLAVTPRHDNRVSIPPKTLSGFAYSGHIFWDTEIFILPFLTLTQPALARNLLTYRYHTLPGARRKAQEAGYQGAMFAWESATTGDEVTPRWVPAANGELIRIWCGDIEVHITADIAYAILHYWQTTNDDDWMRDYGAEIILDTAVFWESRVQWNQERHSYDILDVIGPDENHDRVDNNAFTNLMVQWHLKSALALWDWLKQAYPETSAQLMQKLNLTTERLHRWVEIQERLFVNEDAQTGLIEQFEGFFQLEDVNLADYEPRSKSLQGLLGIEATNQKQILKQPDVLMLLYLLRDRYDYNTLATNWDYYTQRTDHSYGSSLGPAINAILACDLNQPTEAYTHFLRSALVDLEDVRHNAAEGIHAASAGGVWQAVVFGFGGIRMTQFGPVACPNLPPNWTRLKFRLQWRNEWYDFDLQAETEVKIPTLAEYTLGN encoded by the coding sequence ATGCTCAACGTATCCACTTACGATTCTCAACAAAATCAGCAATTAATTGACAATACTGACTGGAACGTTATTGAAACGGAGTTTAATCCGACGCAGTTACATCATAAAGAAACTGTCTTCACTCTTGGTAATGGGTTGTTAGGAGTGCGAGGTACGTTTGAGGAAGGGTATTCCCAAGATTTTCCAGCCACACTCATCCACGGTGTTTATGATGATGTGGCAATTACTTATACTCAACTTGTAAACTGTCCCAACTGGCTGCCATTAGTGGTAAAATTTGCAGGCGAATCTCCTACGGAGACGCTACGCGAACGCTTTACTATGGACAGTGGTGAGATTCTCAACTATGAACGTCGGCTCGATTTACGTTTAGGTTTAGTTAGCCGTGATGTGCGGTGGCGTAGTCCTAGTGGTCATACTTTAGATTTTCACTTCGAGCGTTTCACCAGTTTAGCAGACCAACACGTTTTGGCGATTCGCGCTCAAATCACATCGGTAGACTTTGAGGGTGAAATTACCGTCGAAGCAGGATTTGACAGCGAACCAGATACCCAAGGCGTCAAACATTGGCGAACCTTAAACCAAGGTGGCATAGATCAGATTATCTGGTTAAACAGTCAAACTCTCCACTCAAATATTCAACTTGGGATGGCAGCCAAGTTAGTGGTAGATAGTGACGAGACTACACTCGTGAGCATCGAAAATGCTTCTAGTTCTCCCATTTTGACAACCACCTTAGAGTTATATCCCGGAAAAACGGTAACTGTAGAAAAAATTGTCACCTTGTTTACTTCACGAGAGACAGAAATCCCGATTGCAGCCGCCTTAGAAAGACTTGCTGATGAACCCAGATATACTACCCTATTGGCAGCTCACATTGCTGCATGGGAGCAAGTGTGGCAAGACAGTGACATTATTATAGAAGGCGATCGCTTGGCTCAATTGAGCGTCCGTTACAATCTCTTCCAATTACTAGCGGTGACACCGCGTCACGACAACCGCGTGAGCATTCCTCCCAAAACCCTCTCTGGTTTTGCCTATAGCGGACATATCTTTTGGGATACAGAAATATTCATCCTGCCCTTCCTCACCTTAACTCAACCAGCCCTAGCACGTAACTTACTTACCTACCGCTACCACACCCTACCAGGAGCTAGACGCAAAGCTCAAGAAGCAGGTTATCAAGGAGCGATGTTTGCTTGGGAAAGTGCCACTACTGGCGATGAAGTCACTCCGCGCTGGGTTCCGGCTGCCAACGGTGAATTAATTCGCATCTGGTGCGGTGACATTGAAGTGCATATCACTGCTGATATCGCTTATGCAATTTTGCATTACTGGCAGACTACTAATGATGATGACTGGATGCGCGATTATGGCGCGGAAATTATCCTTGATACGGCTGTTTTCTGGGAAAGTCGGGTGCAGTGGAACCAAGAGCGCCACAGCTATGACATCCTAGATGTAATTGGTCCGGATGAAAATCACGATCGCGTCGATAATAATGCCTTCACCAATCTTATGGTACAGTGGCACTTGAAGTCAGCTTTGGCACTGTGGGATTGGCTCAAACAAGCTTATCCTGAAACTTCAGCACAACTGATGCAAAAACTCAACTTAACCACAGAGCGTCTGCATCGTTGGGTGGAAATCCAAGAGCGTCTATTTGTCAATGAAGATGCTCAAACGGGTTTAATTGAGCAATTTGAAGGCTTTTTCCAGCTAGAAGACGTTAACCTCGCTGATTACGAACCGCGCAGCAAATCTCTGCAAGGTTTGTTGGGAATTGAAGCCACAAACCAAAAGCAGATTCTCAAGCAGCCAGATGTATTGATGCTCTTGTATTTATTGCGCGATCGCTACGACTATAACACCCTCGCCACCAACTGGGACTATTACACCCAACGCACCGACCACAGTTATGGTTCTTCATTAGGCCCAGCCATTAACGCTATCTTAGCTTGCGACCTCAATCAACCAACCGAAGCCTATACACACTTTCTGCGATCGGCCTTGGTAGACTTGGAGGATGTGAGGCATAACGCAGCCGAAGGAATTCACGCTGCCAGTGCTGGAGGAGTATGGCAAGCAGTAGTTTTCGGGTTTGGCGGCATTCGGATGACTCAATTTGGCCCCGTTGCCTGTCCCAACCTACCACCTAACTGGACGCGTTTGAAGTTTCGTCTGCAATGGCGTAACGAGTGGTATGACTTCGACTTACAAGCCGAAACAGAAGTTAAAATTCCCACCTTGGCAGAATACACGCTCGGAAATTAG